One stretch of Pedobacter riviphilus DNA includes these proteins:
- a CDS encoding TerC family protein, producing the protein MSNELLFSLGFLLFIVLILALDLGLFSRKEHVVSLKQAGVMSLVMVALAISFYFILLTEGHQLHGIKDFAHLKEIVISHQHHIKLVPDDFEGSLAIYRQNLGLEFLTGYVIEYALSVDNIFVIVLVFSAFAVEEKYYHRVLFWGILGAIIMRFIFIFVGAALIAKFAWILYLFGAFLVFTGVKMFFSKDEDDKIDPENHPVVKWASKIFSIHPKYEGKKFFVKINHKTLVTPLFLVLLIVEFTDLLFAVDSIPAIFAVTKDPYIVFFSNIFAIMGLRSMFFLLVNIIHKFHYLKTGLAVLLAFIGIKMLGHTYLEKWGFTTEHSLIVILSILVISIVASLAFPKKKAHVKL; encoded by the coding sequence ATGAGTAACGAATTACTTTTTAGCTTAGGTTTTCTTCTTTTTATTGTGCTGATTCTTGCTTTAGATCTTGGTCTTTTTAGCAGAAAAGAACATGTGGTGAGCTTAAAACAGGCTGGAGTAATGAGTTTGGTCATGGTGGCTTTGGCCATCAGTTTTTACTTTATTCTGTTAACCGAAGGGCACCAGCTCCATGGAATAAAGGATTTTGCACATCTTAAAGAAATTGTAATTAGCCATCAGCATCATATTAAGCTGGTTCCTGATGATTTTGAAGGGAGTTTGGCGATTTATAGACAAAACCTCGGCTTAGAGTTTTTGACGGGTTATGTAATTGAGTATGCACTTTCGGTAGATAATATTTTTGTGATCGTACTCGTTTTCTCTGCTTTCGCTGTTGAAGAAAAATATTACCACCGTGTATTGTTCTGGGGTATTTTAGGTGCCATTATCATGCGTTTCATCTTCATTTTTGTTGGTGCAGCATTAATTGCAAAATTTGCCTGGATCCTCTATTTGTTTGGTGCTTTCCTTGTTTTTACTGGTGTAAAAATGTTCTTCAGCAAAGATGAAGATGATAAGATTGATCCCGAAAATCATCCGGTGGTTAAATGGGCCTCGAAAATATTTTCTATTCATCCAAAGTATGAGGGTAAAAAATTCTTTGTAAAAATTAATCATAAAACATTGGTTACGCCATTGTTTTTGGTGCTGCTGATTGTTGAGTTTACCGATCTTTTATTCGCTGTAGATTCTATTCCGGCTATTTTTGCAGTGACGAAAGATCCTTACATTGTATTTTTCTCTAATATTTTTGCCATCATGGGTTTACGTTCCATGTTCTTCCTGTTGGTGAATATCATCCATAAATTCCATTATTTAAAAACCGGATTAGCCGTACTATTGGCATTTATCGGGATAAAAATGTTGGGGCATACTTATCTGGAGAAATG